One window from the genome of Actinomycetota bacterium encodes:
- a CDS encoding isochorismatase family cysteine hydrolase, protein MGRTALVIVDMQNDMAHADGRAPIIDAVHKAPVMNAILDAFREAKEPVIHVVRSYRADTWDVERFRVPFFQNDRGFLVERTWGAQIIDRLVPEPGEPVVVKQRFSGFAFTELDLLLRRAGVTKIVVVGVNLPNCPRTTMYDAVGLDYDVVAVADALATTSDETHRINLQDLSAIGVRIATADEVIREIARASDRISNN, encoded by the coding sequence ATGGGCAGGACGGCACTGGTGATCGTGGACATGCAGAACGACATGGCGCACGCCGACGGCCGGGCACCCATCATCGACGCCGTCCATAAAGCCCCGGTGATGAACGCGATCCTCGACGCGTTTCGGGAAGCGAAAGAGCCGGTTATCCATGTCGTGCGCTCCTACCGGGCCGACACCTGGGACGTCGAGCGCTTCCGCGTCCCGTTCTTCCAGAACGACCGCGGCTTCCTGGTCGAGCGCACCTGGGGTGCACAGATCATCGACCGCCTGGTTCCCGAGCCCGGCGAGCCCGTCGTGGTGAAGCAGCGCTTCAGCGGCTTCGCGTTCACCGAGCTCGACCTTCTGCTCCGCCGCGCCGGGGTCACCAAGATCGTCGTCGTCGGCGTCAACCTGCCGAACTGCCCGCGCACCACGATGTACGACGCGGTCGGGCTCGACTACGACGTCGTCGCGGTGGCCGATGCGCTCGCAACCACTAGTGACGAGACGCATCGCATCAACCTGCAGGACCTCAGCGCCATCGGCGTGCGGATCGCGACCGCGGACGAGGTCATCCGCGAGATCGCACGCGCGTCGGACCGGATCTCGAACAACTAA